DNA from Drosophila gunungcola strain Sukarami chromosome 3L unlocalized genomic scaffold, Dgunungcola_SK_2 000014F, whole genome shotgun sequence:
CCTTAAGCATAAAATGTCAATAAGTGCACCCAATCGATGCTAAGCAGTTTACATTGCGACAAGCCACTGAGGCACCGTCTCTTTTTCCGAGTCCTTACGTGTCCTTTCACCTCCCGCGATCCCCGATTTCCAGCTCGAACTGCGCTAACAATGCAAAGGACACGGAAAAGCACaatcacactcacacacattcAAGCTTATCTATATGCATGCATCCCATATTTTCTGATAAACGTATTTGGATAAGTAAATTTTCGCTTTGCCATTACACAGTGCTAGAACTATTTAggcagtttttcaaaaaaaaaaaactaaactaaaaaaaaactgcttgTAGgctaaatatgaaaaacatcatttttgaacaaatataatttaattcctAGACTTTGACCCGAAACTGTATTAAAGTTTCAACCATTAACCGAGCCAAGGATAATATTTCTATTGGTTCAGACtccaacatttttttcagtatACATACCTTATGTATTTATGCTTTATTGACTTGCAAGTTTATAGCTGCATTTTTGTAGAATTTCGCAATTTTGCCAAGGCGTTGCAGAATATGCTacagattttttcttttaaaagcgAAAAGCAGTTATCTTGGGAAAATATTTCAGATGactttgcttaaaataaaattgagttAAACCGAAGACTTAACATGGAGGTCATAGtaaaatttatgtttggagtatttttaaagtaattgagtgtttgaacaaaaaaagggTGTGACTACTTATAATTATCTATTCATGGTTATTAATGGGTAGCAATGATGgcagttaattaatttacctTGAGGCAGTCTAGCTACCTCATCAAAGTTCAAGTGGCTTTTCCCAATTTGCCTTAAAGAGACTGTTTTCGGCGCTCGATACTGTCTTCGATACTGTCTTATCCGCGTGTCACTCACCCAGAACATTTCTAATTTCATTGTTAAAATACGTATTTCTTATCAGCTTGTTGTGGTATCTACAAACAAGCTGCGACACAAAAATGCAGATAGCTTTCCGTACTTAAATATCGCCATAGATTGGGAAATTTGGTTCAGTTCGTTGAGTTCCGGAAGAGGTGGCGGTCAGACCAAAATGAGAGGTACCAAAATCGGAGTGATAAATGCTCTGAGACTAAAGATAGCTCACCGTAGTTCAGCAGTGCGCCTTCCAGTGGGTAATGTTTTTGGCTTGCCTGGCCGAAATCCGAGGATTTTCGATGGAGGAGAAGTGCAAACTCTGGGCTGGAGAAGGTTACATTGGAGACCCAAGTGATTGCCATGCGTGGGGATTTTGCCAGGACAACAAACTCACAGCGCGACGCAGCTGCAGCGATGGATTGCTGTACAATTTCCGGGATGGAACCTGCAAGACGGCATCGGAGGCCATGTGTCATCCGCAGCTATCGGAGATTTGCGCCAACTTTCAGCCAGGCGACTATGTGGCCGATCCAGCTGATTGTCGGAGATTTGTCAAGTGCGAGGACATAAATAATCCCATTTGGAGCGACTGTGATGAGGGTCAGGTGTTCAGTAACCAGCGGCAACTATGTCTGGAGGAGATCTCCGGCTGTCCGCAGGACAATATATGCTCTTATATGAAAGATGGCATCTTAGTAGGAGATATCAATACCTGTCGTAGCTATTATAAATGCCACAATGGATTCGGCATCCACTTAAACTGCTCCGGTGGTAGATACTTTAACCGAAAAACGGGTAGTTGCCAACCCTGGCTACCCGATCACTGCTACAATGATGAGGAGATTTCCCCGGTGACGCCTCTCGCCAAAAATTCCCATATGTGCTCCAAGTACTACCAGGAGGATCTATCTGGAGTGCAGCTCATTCCGGACATGATGACCTGCTACGGCTACTACGTCCTGCACCTCCCAATACGACGTGGGCCAGTGGAGCAGTTGTCCCTGGGGACAGCACTTCGAGTGGTGGAGCCAGCGCTGTGGTTCGCCGAAGGACAATAGCTGCTCCTACGATCGCTGCGGCAATATGAACCAGCTAATGGTGGCCACCATCAATACGGGCTGTCGGCAGTACACGGTCTGTCAGGATTTTCGCTCGAAGAGATCAGAGAAGTGCCACGAAGACTTTCCCTACTTCAACGAAATTTCGCAACAATGCACCAATGAATTTCCCAATCACAGGGTGTGCTACAT
Protein-coding regions in this window:
- the LOC128260045 gene encoding LOW QUALITY PROTEIN: peritrophin-44 (The sequence of the model RefSeq protein was modified relative to this genomic sequence to represent the inferred CDS: deleted 1 base in 1 codon) codes for the protein MRVQQCAFQWVMFLACLAEIRGFSMEEKCKLWAGEGYIGDPSDCHAWGFCQDNKLTARRSCSDGLLYNFRDGTCKTASEAMCHPQLSEICANFQPGDYVADPADCRRFVKCEDINNPIWSDCDEGQVFSNQRQLCLEEISGCPQDNICSYMKDGILVGDINTCRSYYKCHNGFGIHLNCSGGRYFNRKTGSCQPWLPDHCYNDEEISPVTPLAKNSHMCSKYYQEDLSGVQLIPDMMTCYGYYSCTSQYDVGQWSSCPWGQHFEWWSQRCGSPKDNSCSYDRCGNMNQLMVATINTGCRQYTVCQDFRSKRSEKCHEDFPYFNEISQQCTNEFPNHRVCYMEG